A DNA window from Solanum lycopersicum chromosome 3, SLM_r2.1 contains the following coding sequences:
- the LOC138347256 gene encoding 14 kDa proline-rich protein DC2.15-like: protein MASKTIASQSSVTLFLSLNLLLFAVVSGTNDTGNCVGSQQTCSIDTLKLGVCANILNLVNVIVGSPPTLPCCSLIQGLTDLEAAVCLCTAIKANVLGINLNVPLSLSLILNTCGKKYPTGFTC, encoded by the coding sequence ATGGCTTCCAAAACAATTGCAAGTCAGTCTTCAGTAACCCTTTTCCTATCACTGAATCTCCTGTTGTTTGCTGTTGTAAGTGGAACCAATGATACTGGAAATTGCGTTGGTTCTCAACAAACATGCTCAATAGATACTTTGAAACTTGGTGTGTGTGCTAATATACTTAATTTGGTGAATGTAATAGTCGGGTCTCCAccaactttgccatgctgcagtTTGATCCAGGGACTGACGGACCTAGAGGCCGCGGTTTGCTTGTGCACAGCCATAAAAGCAAATGTGCTGGGAATTAATTTGAATGTACCACTCTCTCTGAGCCTCATACTAAACACATGTGGAAAGAAATATCCTACTGGCTTCACTTGTTAA